One Astyanax mexicanus isolate ESR-SI-001 chromosome 3, AstMex3_surface, whole genome shotgun sequence genomic region harbors:
- the LOC125799323 gene encoding zona pellucida sperm-binding protein 3-like isoform X2 encodes MALKQCGVGVLLVLVLGVCHAQFGNPVGAPAQPKQPTLPNVPGLGGISNSPQTPLSVQLKQMLGSVKKLTWHYPQAPVQPQQPAVHFEPPQPVRATSVAVQCSENNVYVQVKKDFLGTGELISPAEITLGGCAATGEDSAAQVYLFQSELQLCNGVSMMTEDELVYSFNIIYVPKTSTPSSVGSPVVRTKSTVVGIQCHYPRKFNVSSNVLLPAWIPYAATVTAEERLVFSLRLMMDDWQFERPSNQYILGDFINIEAAVMQYNHVPLRIFVDSCVATTVPDLNTTPRYSFIENHGCLVDAKLTGSQSRFLPRVQWDKLQFQLEAFVFEQQRSGLIYLTCFLKAAAAASAPTDAVHKACSFSNNGWTSLDGDSRVCSCCDTSCGSRDVGHVLPGAAPQWQGSVSLGPIRVNEKVPFW; translated from the exons ATGGCTCTAAAACAGTGTGGGGTTGGGGTTTTGCTGGTTCTCGTGTTGGGAGTGTGTCATGCACAGTTTGGTAATCCAGTTGGTGCTCCAGCTCAGCCAAAACAGCCAACTTTGCCAAATGTTCCTGGTTTAGGAGGAATCTCCAATTCTCCTCAAACTCCTCTGAGTGTTCAACTCAAACAAATGCTGGGTTCAGTGAAAAAGCTGACGTGGCATTATCCCCAAGCTCCAGTGCAGCCTCAGCAGCCAGCAGTGCATTTTGAACCACCACAGCCTGTTCGTGCTACTAGTGTAGCTGTTCAGTGTAGCGAGAACAACGTGTACGTGCAGGTAAAGAAGGACTTCTTAGGAACTGGAGAACTAATAAGCCCAGCAGAGATCACACTTGGAGGCTGTGCAGCAACAGGAGAAGATTCTGCTGCTCAGGTTTACCTTTTTCAGTCTGAACTGCAGCTGTGTAATGGTGTGTCAATG atgaCTGAGGACGAATTGGTGTACTCCTTCAACATTATCTACGTCCCAAAAACCTCAACCCCATCATCTGTTGGATCTCCAGTAGTCAGGACGAAGAGCACTGTGGTGGGCATTCAGTGTCACTATCCACG GAAGTTTAATGTGAGCAGCAATGTCCTCCTGCCTGCTTGGATCCCTTATGCCGCTACTGTGACTGCTGAGGAACGTCTGGTCTTCTCTCTCAGGCTCATGATGG ATGACTGGCAGTTTGAGAGACCCTCTAACCAGTACATCCTGGGAGACTTCATCAACATTGAAGCTGCTGTGATGCAGTACAACCATGTTCCTCTGAGGATCTTTGTGGATAGCTGTGTGGCCACTACTGTGCCTGACCTGAACACGACTCCCAGATATTCCTTTATAGAGAATCATGG GTGTCTGGTAGACGCTAAGCTTACAGGCTCACAGTCTCGTTTCCTGCCCCGGGTTCAGTGGGACAAGCTGCAGTTCCAGCTGGAAGCCTTTGTGTTTGAGCAGCAGAGAAGTGGCTTG ATTTACCTCACCTGCTTCTTGAAggcggctgctgctgcttctgctcccACTGATGCTGTTCACAAGGCCTGTTCCTTCAGTAATAATGG ATGGACTTCTTTGGATGGAGATTCCAGAGTTTGTAGCTGTTGTGATACGAGCTGTGGCAGCAGGGATGTGGGACATGTTCTGCCAGGTGCAG CTCCACAGTGGCAAGGAAGTGTTTCCCTGGGTCCCATTAGGGTTAATGAGAAGGTGCCGTTCTGGTAA